In the Bacillus sp. HSf4 genome, AACATCTCAGCCAAAATCGTCAAAGCCTACGTCGAGTTGCAAAAAAAATATAACAAGGATTAGACAAAAAAGAACACGGGTTTTTTCCGCGTTCTTTTTTTGTTATCAAAATTTGACGAATGCTAGATGTTTTGAAGGAGATTCCTCGCATTTTAGCGAATCTTTTTAAACAAAATCGTTTTAAAGAATGCTGGTGATGAATAGGGTATAAAGGAGGGATATGATGGAACAGAAAACAAAGCGTTTTGAGCAATATAAACCTCATATGAATTTACAGGCAGTCCTTTCAGCAAACGGCCGCTTTATATACATATCTGCAAACTGCAAAGAACTGTTGAGCTATCAGCAGAGTGAGCTGATCGGTACGTATTTGAAGGACTATTTGCACGAAGACGATCTTTTTCTGGTAGAAAGCTATTTTTACAATGAACATCATTTGCTGCCATGCACCTTCAGATTTGTGAAAAAGGATTACACAATGATCTGGGTCGAGGCATCGATTGATTTTGTTACGACCCATGTTGGAGAAAAAGAACGGGAAATTGTACTCAAAATGAAAGTTTTTGAAGACCGTCCCTCTAAGAAGAGCAGCTCGAAAAAAGAGGAAAGCGATTTGAAAAAAGCGGCCGAGCCGCCGGCGAATGAGGAATTTAAAGCGATGGTGGAAGGCTTGCCAAATCCTCTGTGTATCAGCGTTCAAGGGGAAATCGTTTATGTGAATGATGCCATGGTCACCCTGCTCGGGGCAGAGCATAAACAGCAAATTATCGGAAAGTATTCCTATGATTTTATTGAGAAAGAATACCATGACATCGTCAAGAACCGCATTAAAAGAATGCAGCAGGGGCTTGAAGTCGGGATGATTGAGCAGACGTGGAAAAAGCTGGACGGCACACAAATCCATCTTGAGGTGAAATCAGCGCCGACCATCTATCAAAACCAAAAAGCCGAACTTCTGCTGCTTATTGATATTTCTTCGCGAAAAAAATTCCAGACGATTTTGCAAAAAAGCAGAGAACGCTACCAGCTCCTGATTCAAAATTCTATCGACACCATCGCCGTCATTCATAACGGAAGATGGGTTTTTATGAATGAATCAGGGATTCGTCTGTTTGAGGCGAAAACATATGAAGACCTCATCGGCAAGGATATTTATGAACATCTCCATCATTGTGATCATGAAAATGTGAAAGCCAGGCTGAAACGGATCACCGACCGCAAGTCTGATTCAGAAATCATCAAACAAACGTGGTACACATTTGAAAAGCGGCTCATCTATACGGAAATGGTCTGCATTCCGACGACATTTTTCGGAGAGACAGCTGTACAGGTCATTTTGAGGGATATTTCGGAGCGCAAGCAGACGGAAGAGCTGATGGTGCGTTCGGAAAAGCTGTCGATTGCCGGTCAGCTCGCAGCCGGAATCGCCCACGAAATCCGCAATCCGCTGACGGCCATTAAAGGGTTTTTGCAGCTGATGAAGCCGACGATGGAAGAAAATGAACATTATTTTGATATTATTTTTTCCGAATTAAGCAGAATCGAATTGATTTTAAGCGAGCTTTTGATGCTCGCCAAGCCGCAGCAGAACGCTCTGAGTGAACAGCTTGATCTGATCAGGCTGATTCGCGAAGTCACGGCTCTTCTAGAAACACAGGCCAATTTGAACGGCATTATGATTCATACCAATCTGCCAAATGACAAAATTCATATCAAAGGGGACCCGAACCAACTAAAACAAGTGTTTATCAACCTGATTAAAAACGCTGTCGAATCAATGCCTGATGGAGGCACTGTTCATTTGAGCGTCAAGGAAACGGATGAGTCTGTCACAGTCGAGGTTCAAGATGAAGGAGAAGGAATACCGGAACACGTCCTCGAACGAATCGGCGAGCCTTTTTTAACGACGAAAGAAAAAGGAACGGGTCTCGGTTTGATGGTCACCTTTAACATCATCGAAAATCACAATGGAACAATCGAGGTGGACAGCAAAATGGAAAAAGGCACAACATTTGTCATTTCCTTTCCGAAATAAAATAAAAAACAACGGCGTAAAAGCCGTTGTTTATGTGGTTTGAACCGACTGCCTCTTATTGAACACAAACGTCTCCAGCCGGTCCAGTCCCTCCCTCAGTGTATCGGGAGAATATGCGTAAGAGATCCTCACATAGCCTTCCCCATATTCAGAAAACGAGCTGCCCGGAACAATCGCCAGTCCCTCTTCCTCTAAAGCGCGAGTGCAAAATTCAAAGGAAGACATTCCAAACGATTTAATAGAAGGGAAGATGTAGAATGCCCCCGACGGTTTAATGACGTCGAGTCCCATTGTCACGAGCCTGTCGTATACGTAATCAAGCCGCTTTTTATATTGCTCTCTCATGATCAGCGCATCATCAACCCCATTGGTGACGGCTTCCAAAGCCGCTTTTTGGGAGATGGAAGAAGCGCATGATACGTTGTACTGATGAACTTTTAAAATATGTTTGGCGATTTCCTTTGGAGCGAATAGGAAACCGATTCGCCAGCCGGTCATACTGTGGGACTTGGACAGTCCGCCGATGACAATCGTCTGATCCCTTAAAACGGATGCGATTGAATGGTGTGGTCTGTCAAAGGTCAGTTCGCTGTATATTTCGTCAGAAAGAACAAACACATTTCGCCCTTTTAAAAGAGAAGCGATTTCCTTCAGTTCGTCCTCTGAAAGCGTCATTCCCGTCGGATTTGACGGATAAGGGAGAACGACACACTTTGTTTTTGGCGTCAGGGCTTCTTCGATTAATTTTGCTGTCAGCTTAAAGCCGTGAGACGTCGTATCGATGATTAAAGGCGATGCACCGCACAGTTTGATGATCGGTTCATATCCGGGATATACGGGACCTGGAAGAATCACTTCGTCACCGGGTGATAAAATCGTCCGAAAAGCGGCGTCAATCGCCTGGCTGGCTCCCGTTGTGACAATGATCTCGCTTTCTGCATCATAATTTAAATCGGCCTTTTTTTTCATGTACAGCTGGACTGCCTGTCTCAGCTCCGGATACCCTGCATTGTGGGTATAAGCTGTATGATTTTCATCTATCGCTTTTTTGGCAGCTTGTTTGACATGATGAGGCGTGAAAAAGTCAGGCTGGCCGATTGTTAAAGAGATTACATTTTCATACTGAGAGACAAGATTTGAGAATTTGCGGATTCCTGAAATTTCAATTTCTTTCACATTCGGATTAAGCAAATGTTCCATGTTTTCATCACCTTAGAAATGTTATGGTTTATCTTATTTTACCATCATCAGATGAATTGTCATCTTTTAATCAATCAATTTTTTGATTCTAAAACCAGTATATGCGGCCGGCTGGAATGACATGCAGACAGGCTGCCGGCTTTTCTTTGAATAGAAAAATAAGACAATCCCACAGATTGCCTTATCGAAAGATCAGCTCAATATCCATAATCTGAATCAAGATGTTCTTTCCAAGATATGTAAACGCGATCACTATCTGAAACGTTCTTTTCCATTTCTTCAAAATCAGCTTTGCTTACGTCCTCTAAAACGGTCAATTCATGATTTTTGATCAGCACAATCGTTCCCATCGTTAACACCTTTCTTCTAAAATCCTTGACCATTGTAACACGATAAACCTGAAAGTCAATGAAAAGCTTGTGATCTGTACATTAATTTAAGTTTAAAAAAGCGCATTTCATATTGATAACATTCGGCATGTCTTAGTAGTATATAGAAGTCAGATGTTAGGAGGAAATACCTTGGAATTAAGCAAACATGAAACAGCTCCTGCAGCCGGGAGCAACTTGGCCGGAATCGGTTCGCGTTTTTTGGCTTCTTTTATCGATAGTATCATTCTTGGTATTCCGATGTATATCGTCACCCTTGTGATTTCTATTCAATTGTTCATGGGGGATGTTGAATTCATGAGCATTATTGAAAGAGATCCCGAGAAGGTCACAAACCAGGAATTCTTCACTGTTTTGTCCTCGGTTTTTAAAGTCGCGGGGATTATGGCAGCCCTCTCATTTATCGTTTATTTTCTGTATTTCACACTGATGGAATCATCCAAATGGCAGGCGACGCTGGGCAAGAAAATCATGGGCATTCAGGTTATGGAAGCGGAAGCTGAGGGCGGAAGAATCTCATTCGGCCGTGCAGCCGGACGATTTTTTGCCAGAAGCTTCTTATCTCCGATATTAATGATCGGCTATATTTTGGCGTTTTTCACAGAGAAGCGGCAGGCGCTTCATGATCTCTTAGCCGGTACCATCGTCGTAAAAAATTAACGGATGACAAAGACAGCACGCTTTCAGCTTGAATGCGTGCTGTCTTGTGCAAAAAACATGAGGAGGCACATCCATATGGATATTCAGCCGGAACAGGAACAAGCTTTAAAGCGGGCGCAGAGAAATGGAATCAAGTTGTTTTTGACATTGCCGATCATTTCCTGGGCTTTATACGATTTTGCCAATACGATTTTTTCGTCAAATATCGTGACGATCTTTTTTCCTTATTATTTACAGGAGGCGGTCGGTGATAGCGATGTTATGAACCAGGTGGCCAGCACATTTATTTCATACTCAAATGCTGCGGCAAGTTTTTTGCTCGTCATTTTTACGCCATTATTCGGGGTTTTGATCGACCGTACAGGAAGGAAAAAGAGATATATCGGCCTGTTTACGATGATCTGTGTGGCTTGCACCATTTTAATGGGGGTTTTTGCGGGCGCTTCTTTTCAGCAAAAGGTTTACGGCCTTCCTTTATCATTGATTCTCGTTGTCGTTTTATTTGTGACAGCAAAGTTTTTCTATCATTCAAGCCTTGTGTTTTACGATACGATTTTGCCTGATTTAGGAACAAAAGATGAAATCCCGCTGCTCTCCGGATTTGGCATTGCGGTCGGGTATATCGGCACATTGGCCGGTTTAACCGTCTATTTGCTGGTTGGTAATCATGATTTTCATAAAGCATTCATCCCGTCCGCCCTGTTGTTTCTGATCTTTTCCCTTCCTTACCTTATCTTCACAAAAGAGCGCAGAAAACCCGAGGCAATAGAGAAGAAATCGTTTTTCAGCGGATACAAGGAAATTGCCGAGACGTTTAAGGATATTCGTTTGTACCGCCCGGTTTTCTTATTTATGATCGCATACTTTTTTCTCAATGATTCCATCTCGACGACGGTGGCGATGATGTCGGTCTATTCAACAGCCATTATCGGTTTTACGAAAGGGCAGTTTCTTATCCTTTATCTTGTCTCCACCTTATCAAGCATCATCGGTTCATTCATTCTCGGCTATGTAACAAAGCGGGTCGGGGCCAAAAGAGCGGTCAGCATTGTGGCCCTCATTTTGATTACCGCGCTTGCGATCGCTGTGTTTACGACATCAGCCGCATTGTTTTGGGTGGCGGGCAGCCTGTTTGGAATCGCGCTTGGCGGAACATGGGTCGCGTCAAGGACACTGATTATTGAACTGACACCGGAGCATAAAAGAGGCGAGTTTTTCGGCTTGTTCGCTTTGTCAGGAAAAATTTCTTCCATCTTCGGACCGGTCCTTTACGGATCGATCACACTGGTGTTTAAAGACATGGGAAATGTCGCGAGCAGGATGGCCTTCGGATCGCTGATGATACTGGCTGTCATCGGACTGATCATTCACCGATTTGTAAAAGTAAAAGCTTGATTTAGAACATCAACTTTTCATGAAAGACGCCGATATAAAAGATACAATATCATCTAGGATAGAGAGGGATATCAGTGTCTTTAAACCAGGAAATTTTATTAAGTTCCGGAACCAATGAATTAGAAATCGTAAAGTTCGAAGTTGGTCACAACATTTTCGGCATAAATGTAATGAAGGTCAGAGAAATTATTCAGCCGGTCGAGATTACGAAAGTGCCTCATTCC is a window encoding:
- a CDS encoding PAS domain-containing protein, producing MEQKTKRFEQYKPHMNLQAVLSANGRFIYISANCKELLSYQQSELIGTYLKDYLHEDDLFLVESYFYNEHHLLPCTFRFVKKDYTMIWVEASIDFVTTHVGEKEREIVLKMKVFEDRPSKKSSSKKEESDLKKAAEPPANEEFKAMVEGLPNPLCISVQGEIVYVNDAMVTLLGAEHKQQIIGKYSYDFIEKEYHDIVKNRIKRMQQGLEVGMIEQTWKKLDGTQIHLEVKSAPTIYQNQKAELLLLIDISSRKKFQTILQKSRERYQLLIQNSIDTIAVIHNGRWVFMNESGIRLFEAKTYEDLIGKDIYEHLHHCDHENVKARLKRITDRKSDSEIIKQTWYTFEKRLIYTEMVCIPTTFFGETAVQVILRDISERKQTEELMVRSEKLSIAGQLAAGIAHEIRNPLTAIKGFLQLMKPTMEENEHYFDIIFSELSRIELILSELLMLAKPQQNALSEQLDLIRLIREVTALLETQANLNGIMIHTNLPNDKIHIKGDPNQLKQVFINLIKNAVESMPDGGTVHLSVKETDESVTVEVQDEGEGIPEHVLERIGEPFLTTKEKGTGLGLMVTFNIIENHNGTIEVDSKMEKGTTFVISFPK
- a CDS encoding RDD family protein; this translates as MELSKHETAPAAGSNLAGIGSRFLASFIDSIILGIPMYIVTLVISIQLFMGDVEFMSIIERDPEKVTNQEFFTVLSSVFKVAGIMAALSFIVYFLYFTLMESSKWQATLGKKIMGIQVMEAEAEGGRISFGRAAGRFFARSFLSPILMIGYILAFFTEKRQALHDLLAGTIVVKN
- a CDS encoding MFS transporter; the protein is MDIQPEQEQALKRAQRNGIKLFLTLPIISWALYDFANTIFSSNIVTIFFPYYLQEAVGDSDVMNQVASTFISYSNAAASFLLVIFTPLFGVLIDRTGRKKRYIGLFTMICVACTILMGVFAGASFQQKVYGLPLSLILVVVLFVTAKFFYHSSLVFYDTILPDLGTKDEIPLLSGFGIAVGYIGTLAGLTVYLLVGNHDFHKAFIPSALLFLIFSLPYLIFTKERRKPEAIEKKSFFSGYKEIAETFKDIRLYRPVFLFMIAYFFLNDSISTTVAMMSVYSTAIIGFTKGQFLILYLVSTLSSIIGSFILGYVTKRVGAKRAVSIVALILITALAIAVFTTSAALFWVAGSLFGIALGGTWVASRTLIIELTPEHKRGEFFGLFALSGKISSIFGPVLYGSITLVFKDMGNVASRMAFGSLMILAVIGLIIHRFVKVKA
- a CDS encoding aminotransferase A yields the protein MEHLLNPNVKEIEISGIRKFSNLVSQYENVISLTIGQPDFFTPHHVKQAAKKAIDENHTAYTHNAGYPELRQAVQLYMKKKADLNYDAESEIIVTTGASQAIDAAFRTILSPGDEVILPGPVYPGYEPIIKLCGASPLIIDTTSHGFKLTAKLIEEALTPKTKCVVLPYPSNPTGMTLSEDELKEIASLLKGRNVFVLSDEIYSELTFDRPHHSIASVLRDQTIVIGGLSKSHSMTGWRIGFLFAPKEIAKHILKVHQYNVSCASSISQKAALEAVTNGVDDALIMREQYKKRLDYVYDRLVTMGLDVIKPSGAFYIFPSIKSFGMSSFEFCTRALEEEGLAIVPGSSFSEYGEGYVRISYAYSPDTLREGLDRLETFVFNKRQSVQTT